Genomic DNA from Glycine max cultivar Williams 82 chromosome 7 unlocalized genomic scaffold, Glycine_max_v4.0 Gm07_scaffold_69, whole genome shotgun sequence:
agacatttttttcattaattaatattaattgttagtttttttattaaaatattagtgaAAGTATCGTAACTTGAAACCTCTTTCATTCTTTTCCCTTCAAATCCTTCTTCCCAACTACAAAATCAACCTTGTAAGATTTTATAACTTCTCATGtgacttttattttatagatataTAAATAGTCACAAATtatatggataaattttttaacttattatcacgtttatatgttattttatatatgtaaagtCAAATGCAACTTGTTCCATTTcacaaattaacaaattaattttttaactcctcatatttttatattctaatttttccctcaattttttttttacaattttcaatCTTTCTTTAAAGTTTTAATCCCTCTAAAAATGTGTTCGTGGATCCATTTTTAGtcggtttttttttcttaaatataacaTAAACAATAGGATTAATAACGAGCAAAAATTTATAGAAGGACtaaaaatgttaacaaaaaattaatggatgacaattaaatatgaattgaagtttatttattttgattaaaaagaaaagttgtAAGATGAGGGAAAGTTTTTGTTTATGACTACGCGGGCTACATGAAGCAGTCAAATtcgtattattttaaattttatgaatgaattttttttaaacaaaaatgattaataaaCTTATATAAATGCTGGTTTTTTGAGCTAACATATTTATATCTTAAGAAATTTAACATACTTGCTGGTTAAGGCTTTTTATGACAAAAACAAGGATTTATAATTTCCATTCATggcaagtaatttttttttatctcatgaaagaagaaaagttaataaaacTAGGAGAATCTGtaataaatataagtttaaatatgtatttGGTAAAtgtaagttaatatttttttatttttatctctggtaagttttttttttttttttaattttagtccttcaaagtctatgtttttttaattttgatctccgtaatatgttttactcattttttattttataagtttatatttttttaattttaatttcgcGCGGAGGattataaatgaatattttaaaatattaaagagactaaaattaaaaaaaacgcaTTAAAAATGCtaacaagataaataaaaatatatttaaatcataaataaatgaataagtaCCTTGTTGAACCCTTTTTGTATGGTGGCATTCAAGTCTGCTTCCCACTGCCATTTGGCTTcctcttttccttcttcattagCACTAACTATGTTTTGTAACTTTGGTGCTCTTGCGCCACCCTCCGTGAATCTTTCCATCCATGGGCATTCTCTCACAATCAATACTTCCAATGACGGGAATTTGAATTCACACTTCTTGTAACTGCAAAATCTTTTCAGCTTTTTTAGCCCCTCAAGTTCTATAGTAATCAATTTGCCAAACACTATttgctcttcttcttcatttcccTCATCGCTTACTATTTCCTCTAATTCATTACATCCCCTTATCTTCATGGACTTAagttgaaccaagctttttGCCGTTGAGGATGCCATTAAATTCCTTAATCCATAACAATACCATACTTCCAAATTTGTCAAGTAAGCCAATGATACCGAGGGAGGAGccaaataaatcaatttatgGCACTGATATAAGCTCAAAAGCTCTAGTCTCTGTAGAACTGGTTCTCGTTCAAATCCTATATCCTTTATCTCTGACCAATACAAACCCAATTCCTTCAGCTGTAATACGATTCCCAAACGTGACTCCGACGACTCTTTAAGCAAATGCTTAGCGCTCGACAAGTATAACTTTTCTAGATTTGGCATTCTGTACAGAATTTGACAGAGACGTTCACCATCATTAACTTTGCTTAACCTAAGCTCTTTTAAACGGTGCATTGGATGCTTCACAGTGTTGCTCAATAACCACTTCTGTGCTTCGTCAAAGTCAATAACCAAAAACTCCAAGTTGGGGAATATCTacggaaaaataaaagaaaagtaaatagTAAACCGTGAAGAAGGAAGctactttatatatattattattgtaagcTTATCCCTGATGGAGCGCCCCTTGCCAGCACATTGGTTACTCTGGGGTCCCATCAAGACTAAAAAATGctcttaaattataataattatcaaacaTTCCCTTCAATTCTAAATTCTAAATAAAAGAGGGATTAGGGGACGACAGACGTTAAATTAATAATCCATATTATATTTAGCAGGGCTATATCTTTTTTAAGTATGCCACACATCTTACAATATCACTCTCCATTTATGTCTCACTATATGACTTACCTTTTCAGCTGACATAActgcttcatcttcttcattgCTCCTTTCTCCGGTTCCGAATGTTTTTAGCTTCTTGTTACATTCCCTTACTTCCAACTTCTTCAATTTTGGACACTCTATAGGATGTCTCCCCCTGTAGAAATGCTGGATGCTTGATAGGTTACATAATTTCATGTCGGTTAGTTCAGGAAACACTAATTGTTCAGTGTTTGTTTCGGATCCATCTTCACAGGcaacaatttccacaattccatGACACACTGAGACCGACATGTATTCAAGCTTTGGAACATCTTTGGCCACAGAAGCTGGAAATACATTCCTCAGTCTATGACAAGAAAACACATGTATACTCTGCAGTTTTTTGAAGTTAAGAATTCCTCCTGGATCCCTGCTCCACACTTGCTCCAACTTTGGGAGATAGGATACATCAACAACCTGCAAATTTGTGTCTATCCCACCAGATGCATCTACTTGCTGAGAATCTTTGATTTCAAAAATCACTTCCACTGACTCACAATAAGAAACCTTCAAGCTGTTCAAACTCGCAAACCATCCTTCCATGTGACTCGGAAAAATTTTGTCTAGTTTATTGCACCTATAAATGTACACAGAAGTGAGACTAGAAAAGGAATCAGCACTCACTTCAGCTTGCCATATGTCTGTTAACTCATCCATTTGGTCGAGGTGGATTTCCTCTAACTCAGGAAAGACGCAAACCTGCACTTCGATGAAAACAAGCCATTATTTGGTAATGAAACTAAACAGAAATGCATAACATTCAGTCAACtataaaaatttacttatttacaCCTATACACACCTTGTCTGCACTATTTCCTTCTGTGCTAAAAATCTTCTCCATCATTTTACAGTTGCTTACAAAGAGGCCTTTCAGTTTCCTCAAACTGCTGGCCACGGACAATGAACACAAATATCTCAAATTTTGACAATCTTtcacaactaattttattaagtttTGAAAGCAGAAGTTTGACGGGGGCTGGTCGCTCCATATCTTCTGGATCTTGTTCATTGAGATTAAATTCAAGTTCTCTAAGTTTGGTATTTCAACCTGCAAGCACATACACAATTAACATATTTGCAACTGAAAAATAAGTAGTCAcagactaattaaaatttttaaaggaaaaatatgcACTATCATACCAGTTCACCAAAAAGAGGAGGAGTCATAACAGTAATTTGTATCTGATCCCTGTTTGTAGAAGACCCCTCTACTGTGGTATAAAAACTAGTGAATGATGATAATGATTCAAGTGACAAAGACATCAACTTAAGAAACTCAATCTTATTAGAATTGTCAGGTATTTTAATGATCTCCTCTAAAGAACCACAATCGGAAACACCAATTGTTTCAAGACTCACAAGCAATTTAACCATGCAAAAGGAGAAAAGATTCTTCAATTGGTCACACTTCTCGACCTTGATCGTTTTCAATTTGGTGAACGAGCAATCTGTAAATGGACTAAAGCATATCATCTCTGTACCTGAACTAAAGTATATCATCTCTATCTCTTTTAGTTTGTAGAGGCATAGAGATTCCAACTTGGGAAAAACATCCTGAGGATAAAACAAATCCTTTGAGTTGATGATATATTTGATGCTAGGGTTGTTTACGATGGAAAAGTGTTTCAGATGTGGAAATCCATTCAAATTCAACTCATTAATAACATCTTGAACACCATTCAGCTCtcccaaaaacaaattttcaactGTTTCAAACAACAACTTTATTCCTGTCTGAGAGTGAATATTGTCAGTGTCATCCTTCAGCTCCAATGCCAAAGATTTGAAATTTTCATACTTATTAGGCATTCTGAAATCTCCAGCTGAAAGAGTTTTGAAGTTCCCAATCTCAATCTTGTAATCACTTAAGTTGTCAAAGAACAATTCCTTTGCAAAAAATTCAGCACATGGAATGCTTAAGTCCACCacttgcaattgatgcaaatgctTTAGTTcagaaataaatgaattttgacTTTGGTTTCTCTCTCCTTCCTCCGACACTTCCATGAAACACTTTCTTACATACAGCTCTTCCAACGAAGTCAACCTTGATATAAGATTAGGTGGAATCATGGTGACTATTGAACAATTGCTGATGTCTAGTAATTGTAGTTTATCCAAGTCCTTCAACTCAGCTGGCAAATTTTCAATTCGAGATCCAGAAAAGCTgagaattcttaattttttcagcTTCCCTATGATGGATAAGTTGTGATCTAAAGTGCATCGCTCCAAACAAAGCAATCTGAGGTCTGATAGGCACTTAATTGAAGATGGTAAGCTTGATAGATGAAAGCCAGTCAATATTAACACTCTGagttttttcattctcttaaaAAAACTCTCAGGTATTTTTAAAGATGGATCATCATTGTCAATTTGGAAAAATTTAAGTTGAGGACAGTTCATAACATTAGGAAGCTCATCAATGATATCACTATTGCATATAGAAATAGAAGTGCACCTCTTGAGTTCAGGCCAATCATTAAGTTTCCCATTTCTCAAAGTAAATACATTTTGCTCGTTCTGTGCTATAGATAAAGCAGCATCTCGAACCAGATCGTGCATATTGAAATGAATACTAGAACTTCCATCCAACACCAAACCTGAGTCTTTCAGCTTTTTGATTGATGTAGATATTCTTTCCCGAGCTTCCCCAAGCCAGTAAACCCCTTCAAGTATTCCCAAACCAAAGCAATACTTCACCAAGTCCATAATTAGGGGTTGATGACCCATTTGagcacaaagaaagaaaatggacTTGAGCTCCTCATTTTCTAGATGGTCATAACTCATTTTTACAGAAATCTCCATCGGATTCTGAACTCCCACCAGGtcttggtttttaagtttttcccACTCTGAGTCGCTCTTGTCTCTTAATGCCCTTCCAACTGTAACTATTGCCATAGGTAACCCAGCACAATACTTCTTAACAATTTCTTGTTTAGACTTGGACATTTCACCATGTATTCCAGCCTCCTTCCGAAACAACTTCAGAGCATCTTTTTCATCTAATTCCTCTACACAGAAAGTTAATTTAACTTCCATTTTATCCGTTAATACATTTTGTTTCCTTGAAGTTAGCAAAATTTTGCAACCCTTATAATCACCAAGAGATTTTTCTTTTGTCGGCCCTTGGGGACCCTGATTATCACTATTTGTCTTCTTGCTTAAATCATTATCATCAACATCACCATCAAGTGGAATTCCCAACCTATTCAAGTCTAATCTGTCCCAAAGGTCATCCAAGATTATAAGGgtgttctctttctctttctttaacCTCCTTCGTAGATTATCAGCTCTTACATTCTCACCTTCTCCTTCCAATTTCAATCCCAAAGGGTAAGCAATATCTTCCTGGACTTGTTTTAGATTGGGGTTGTCTGTTATTTCTGAAAAAGCCACCACATTAAACAACTTCTTGTCTCGAGCAATTTTAGCAATTGCTTTGATTAAAGTGCTCTTACCCACCCCACTTCGTCCATACACTCCAATCATTTTCACAGTGGgatcttcaacaagtgttgccATTATTTGTTCCATTATGGATTTTCTAGAACCAAAATCCATAAGGTCATTATTAGACAAAATGGCATCATTAGATGTTACGTATACCCGATAGGCAATTTCATCAGAATTGGGGCAATCATCGGTTATCTTTTTACCCTCAACTGCCATCTTCTTTGCTAGTCTGCCTAGTCTATGCCaaaagtaaagaaataaacaattgGAAAACCGTGTCTTTTTGTGGCCATCATCCTTCCGATACTTCTCCACTTCTGTCTCAAATTTACCCACTTTCCCTAACCATTCTCTAACCTTACCTTCAATTTCGTGTCCATTTTTGACAGCTTCCTCACATTTATGATCTACTATCTCCTTTTTATGTTTAAGCTGCTTAACACACTCGTCTAGTTCATCAATGTTTTGCCTATAACGGATGTAATCCACTTGCTTTTTAATCAGATCCAACACAGAATTAGTTACTGGCTCTAGTAGTGCGGATGACACAGCGTCCATGCTTTGACCTTGATTTTCTTGTACTAGGTACAATTACATCTCTTCAACAAAATGAAGGGTGGAAACAGATCATTCAAAAGCTAATGAGGAAAGAATATCATATAGTTgatcaatcaaaaatcaaaGTACATTTACTAAAACCAAATCAAGCAACCATgagttaaaaaacataaaaaaagaaaagatatcaaatttgaatgtatattgtatatttttgtctttagcaaagaatttttcttttattctcagAAGAAAGAAGAATGCTTAGCGTCACACTCAGAAACACATTTCATCCTATTGGTGCACATCTACGAATTTTTAAACTCATTACCTGTGTACCAATTCTGCATGTATAACCATCTTTTTATTGTTGAAATAGGTTTCAGTAATAATTAAGGTACActaataagataattatattatttatttatttattattaatgaactttattttatattttatgtgatTAAATTAAGTGAGTGAGTCGATTAGACTATTAAATAAGATGACGTGTGTTTAAATAGACAGATATCATAATTAATCTATTACGGAATAATAAGTcaggcttaaatattttttttttcaaccataCTCTTAGAGAAGAGAACAATTGTGTTGACTGGTTCGTCAAAAGCAATGCTCACGTGACACCTCCTACCAGATTTGGAACAATAGCTCAATCAAAGTGCATTTACTAAAATTGTATCAAGAAATCAtgtgttaaaaattataaatgaatgttaaatttgaaaaaaacatgaaaaagatACCAAGTTTGAATGTATATTTTGGTCCGTAGCAAAAAAATTTGCTTTTGTTCCCAGTAACAccaacaaaattatgaattcTAACAAGATGTAACTTGGGAGGCAGTTGCTATTTACCCCCTTTCCCTTCTTGCTAATACACTCccctttcactttttcttttaaatcataCCCTCTTTCTAGAAAATATATTCCCGAATTTATTTACAGTACTCCCTTTGTTTTCAGAATTTAATTTCCCAAAGACAATTCTTACTGTTCTCCCATGTCCCGCCAAAAGTAATTCTATATGGCTTGGGTTGAAGAAGACAAAGGATGTTCTTTATGGAACAAACTAACCCCAAGAAGAGATCAAAATGACTTCAGGAAAAACTTATAagcttatctttttttttttttatctctatatcTTCAAATTCAATGTCTACCACTGTGCTATAAGAATCTGAATATATTGCTTGGCAAATTTTTAGCATAAAAAGTCCTGTAAATTGTCATTAATTAGTTTTAGAAAGCATTAGTTGGAATTCAGATTTTGAGATCACGATGACAGTGCATTTATCCatgaatttcatttattttgtgcACACTAGCATGTGGTTTATTAAAAGTTGTGTTTTAAAACATAACTTATTCATAACTCcgtaataaattcaaaaattactcatgttgataaatttttcaaaaaaactacCACTGTTATGTAAAAAAAGCCTAAATTGGAATACGGTTATAGGTCTAATAAACTGTATATTCTAAAGCTTATagttaaataatgaaaatatacgtcactataaattcaaaagtttgaagcatccttaaaaaaaaacttaattattaacttggttactaaattattttttaaaaggtttaatttattcccaaattttttaaaagtttacttTAGTCACAAATTATTGTAAAACAGATAAAACAGACCATTTTTTTCCATCTAATTAGGTTGGTCGGTAAGATAGCAGATTTCAACTGATTTTGTTTACAAAACAGTGATGAGTTTTTACCATAATTATAtgtattattgttttaaaaaataaaatg
This window encodes:
- the LOC100780862 gene encoding uncharacterized protein isoform X3, yielding MDAVSSALLEPVTNSVLDLIKKQVDYIRYRQNIDELDECVKQLKHKKEIVDHKCEEAVKNGHEIEGKVREWLGKVGKFETEVEKYRKDDGHKKTRFSNCLFLYFWHRLGRLAKKMAVEGKKITDDCPNSDEIAYRVYVTSNDAILSNNDLMDFGSRKSIMEQIMATLVEDPTVKMIGVYGRSGVGKSTLIKAIAKIARDKKLFNVVAFSEITDNPNLKQVQEDIAYPLGLKLEGEGENVRADNLRRRLKKEKENTLIILDDLWDRLDLNRLGIPLDGDVDDNDLSKKTNSDNQGPQGPTKEKSLGDYKGCKILLTSRKQNVLTDKMEVKLTFCVEELDEKDALKLFRKEAGIHGEMSKSKQEIVKKYCAGLPMAIVTVGRALRDKSDSEWEKLKNQDLVGVQNPMEISVKMSYDHLENEELKSIFFLCAQMGHQPLIMDLVKYCFGLGILEGVYWLGEARERISTSIKKLKDSGLVLDGSSSIHFNMHDLVRDAALSIAQNEQNVFTLRNGKLNDWPELKRCTSISICNSDIIDELPNVMNCPQLKFFQIDNDDPSLKIPESFFKRMKKLRVLILTGFHLSSLPSSIKCLSDLRLLCLERCTLDHNLSIIGKLKKLRILSFSGSRIENLPAELKDLDKLQLLDISNCSIVTMIPPNLISRLTSLEELYVRKCFMEVSEEGERNQSQNSFISELKHLHQLQVVDLSIPCAEFFAKELFFDNLSDYKIEIGNFKTLSAGDFRMPNKYENFKSLALELKDDTDNIHSQTGIKLLFETVENLFLGELNGVQDVINELNLNGFPHLKHFSIVNNPSIKYIINSKDLFYPQDVFPKLESLCLYKLKEIEMIYFSSGTEMICFSPFTDCSFTKLKTIKVEKCDQLKNLFSFCMVKLLVSLETIGVSDCGSLEEIIKIPDNSNKIEFLKLMSLSLESLSSFTSFYTTVEGSSTNRDQIQITVMTPPLFGELVEIPNLENLNLISMNKIQKIWSDQPPSNFCFQNLIKLVVKDCQNLRYLCSLSVASSLRKLKGLFVSNCKMMEKIFSTEGNSADKVCVFPELEEIHLDQMDELTDIWQAEVSADSFSSLTSVYIYRCNKLDKIFPSHMEGWFASLNSLKVSYCESVEVIFEIKDSQQVDASGGIDTNLQVVDVSYLPKLEQVWSRDPGGILNFKKLQSIHVFSCHRLRNVFPASVAKDVPKLEYMSVSVCHGIVEIVACEDGSETNTEQLVFPELTDMKLCNLSSIQHFYRGRHPIECPKLKKLEVRECNKKLKTFGTGERSNEEDEAVMSAEKIFPNLEFLVIDFDEAQKWLLSNTVKHPMHRLKELRLSKVNDGERLCQILYRMPNLEKLYLSSAKHLLKESSESRLGIVLQLKELGLYWSEIKDIGFEREPVLQRLELLSLYQCHKLIYLAPPSVSLAYLTNLEVWYCYGLRNLMASSTAKSLVQLKSMKIRGCNELEEIVSDEGNEEEEQIVFGKLITIELEGLKKLKRFCSYKKCEFKFPSLEVLIVRECPWMERFTEGGARAPKLQNIVSANEEGKEEAKWQWEADLNATIQKGFNKLLESASTASSLSLRDSPLQVIWLDSRRIPKSCFSNLNSLTVEGCQFLTDVVIPFYLLPFLTNLEELQVRKCGSVKSIFDVKTAMGLGAAAFPRPLPFSLKKLTLERLPKLENVWNEDPHGILSVQHLQVVIVKKCKCLTSVFPASVAKDLEKLVVEDCKGLIEIVAEDNADPREANLELTFPCPCVRSLKLQGLPKFKYFYYCSLQTPTEDEMPTSNLKCLSLGEKGLEMIKRGEFQRNFIHKLQVLTLCFHNGSDVFPYEILQLAPNIEKLVVYNASFKEINVDYTGLLLQLKALCLDSLPELVSIGLENSWIQPLLGNLETLEVIGCSSLKDLVPSTVSFSYLTYLQVQDCNSLLYLLTSSTARSLGQLKRMEIKWCGSIEEVVSKEGGESHEEEIIFPQLNWLKLEGLRKLRRFYRGSLLSFPSLEELSVIDCKWMETLCPGTLKADKLVQVQLEPTWRHSDPIKLENDLNSTMREAFREKLWQYARRPWESVLNLKDSPVQEIWLRLHSLHIPPHFRFKYLDTLIVDGCHFLSDAVLPFSLLPLLPKLKTLKVRNCDFVKIIFDVTTMGPLPFALKNLILDGLPNLENVWNSNVELTFPQVKSLSLCDLPKLKYDMLKPFTHLEPHPLNQVSIQKLTPNIEHLTLGEHELNMILSGEFQGNHLNELKVLALSIEFDAFLQRVPNIEKLEVCDGSFKEIFCFDSHNVDEDGLVSQLKVICSDSLPELVSIGSENSGIVPFLRNLETLQVISCLSSINLVPCTVSFSNLTYLKVKSCKSLLYLFTSSTARSLGQLKTMEISWCDSIEEIVSSTEEGDESDENEIIFQQLNCLELEGLGKLRRFYKGSLSFPSLEEFTLKDCERMESLCAGTVKTDKLLEVTFEWRDDIPLETDLNFAMQNRWLYF
- the LOC100780862 gene encoding uncharacterized protein isoform X4 — translated: MDAVSSALLEPVTNSVLDLIKKQVDYIRYRQNIDELDECVKQLKHKKEIVDHKCEEAVKNGHEIEGKVREWLGKVGKFETEVEKYRKDDGHKKTRFSNCLFLYFWHRLGRLAKKMAVEGKKITDDCPNSDEIAYRVYVTSNDAILSNNDLMDFGSRKSIMEQIMATLVEDPTVKMIGVYGRSGVGKSTLIKAIAKIARDKKLFNVVAFSEITDNPNLKQVQEDIAYPLGLKLEGEGENVRADNLRRRLKKEKENTLIILDDLWDRLDLNRLGIPLDGDVDDNDLSKKTNSDNQGPQGPTKEKSLGDYKGCKILLTSRKQNVLTDKMEVKLTFCVEELDEKDALKLFRKEAGIHGEMSKSKQEIVKKYCAGLPMAIVTVGRALRDKSDSEWEKLKNQDLVGVQNPMEISVKMSYDHLENEELKSIFFLCAQMGHQPLIMDLVKYCFGLGILEGVYWLGEARERISTSIKKLKDSGLVLDGSSSIHFNMHDLVRDAALSIAQNEQNVFTLRNGKLNDWPELKRCTSISICNSDIIDELPNVMNCPQLKFFQIDNDDPSLKIPESFFKRMKKLRVLILTGFHLSSLPSSIKCLSDLRLLCLERCTLDHNLSIIGKLKKLRILSFSGSRIENLPAELKDLDKLQLLDISNCSIVTMIPPNLISRLTSLEELYVRKCFMEVSEEGERNQSQNSFISELKHLHQLQVVDLSIPCAEFFAKELFFDNLSDYKIEIGNFKTLSAGDFRMPNKYENFKSLALELKDDTDNIHSQTGIKLLFETVENLFLGELNGVQDVINELNLNGFPHLKHFSIVNNPSIKYIINSKDLFYPQDVFPKLESLCLYKLKEIEMIYFSSGTEMICFSPFTDCSFTKLKTIKVEKCDQLKNLFSFCMVKLLVSLETIGVSDCGSLEEIIKIPDNSNKIEFLKLMSLSLESLSSFTSFYTTVEGSSTNRDQIQITVMTPPLFGELVEIPNLENLNLISMNKIQKIWSDQPPSNFCFQNLIKLVVKDCQNLRYLCSLSVASSLRKLKGLFVSNCKMMEKIFSTEGNSADKVCVFPELEEIHLDQMDELTDIWQAEVSADSFSSLTSVYIYRCNKLDKIFPSHMEGWFASLNSLKVSYCESVEVIFEIKDSQQVDASGGIDTNLQVVDVSYLPKLEQVWSRDPGGILNFKKLQSIHVFSCHRLRNVFPASVAKDVPKLEYMSVSVCHGIVEIVACEDGSETNTEQLVFPELTDMKLCNLSSIQHFYRGRHPIECPKLKKLEVRECNKKLKTFGTGERSNEEDEAVMSAEKIFPNLEFLVIDFDEAQKWLLSNTVKHPMHRLKELRLSKVNDGERLCQILYRMPNLEKLYLSSAKHLLKESSESRLGIVLQLKELGLYWSEIKDIGFEREPVLQRLELLSLYQCHKLIYLAPPSVSLAYLTNLEVWYCYGLRNLMASSTAKSLVQLKSMKIRGCNELEEIVSDEGNEEEEQIVFGKLITIELEGLKKLKRFCSYKKCEFKFPSLEVLIVRECPWMERFTEGGARAPKLQNIVSANEEGKEEAKWQWEADLNATIQKGFNKLLESASTASSLSLRDSPLQVIWLDSRRIPKSCFKLQVRKCGSVKSIFDVKTAMGLGAAAFPRPLPFSLKKLTLERLPKLENVWNEDPHGILSVQHLQVVIVKKCKCLTSVFPASVAKDLEKLVVEDCKGLIEIVAEDNADPREANLELTFPCPCVRSLKLQGLPKFKYFYYCSLQTPTEDEMPTSNLKCLSLGEKGLEMIKRGEFQRNFIHKLQVLTLCFHNGSDVFPYEILQLAPNIEKLVVYNASFKEINVDYTGLLLQLKALCLDSLPELVSIGLENSWIQPLLGNLETLEVIGCSSLKDLVPSTVSFSYLTYLQVQDCNSLLYLLTSSTARSLGQLKRMEIKWCGSIEEVVSKEGGESHEEEIIFPQLNWLKLEGLRKLRRFYRGSLLSFPSLEELSVIDCKWMETLCPGTLKADKLVQVQLEPTWRHSDPIKLENDLNSTMREAFREKLWTSARWKSNIDLKDSPVQEIWLRLHSLHIPPHFRFIWLNTLIVDGCHFLSDAVLPFCLLPLLPKLKTLQVRNCDFVKIIFDVTTMGPLPFALKTLILERLPNLENVWNSNVELTFPDVKSLALCDLPNLENVWNSNVELTFPQVKSLALCDLPKLKYDILKPFTHLEPHALNQVCFQKLTPNIEHLTLGQHELNMILSGEFQGNHLNELKVLALFFHFESDVFLQRVPNIEKLEVCDGSFKEIFCFDSLNVDEDGLVSQLKVICPDSLPELVSIGPENSGIVPFLRNLETLQVISCLSSINLVPCTVSFSNLTYLKVKSCKSLLYLFTSSTARSLGQLKTMEIGWCDSIEEIVSSTEEGDESDENEIIFQQLNCLKLEVLRKLRRFYKGSLSFPSLEEFTVLYCERMESLCAGTIKTDKLLLVNLVAPLLNFGYDIPLETDLNSAMQNR